The DNA window ATGATCGACACGCTCCAGCCCAATCCGCGCCTTCGCCGGGGACGCTGAACGGGAAAGCCCGGCTTGAGGGGAGCCTAGCAGCCCTCGCTTGGCAGCACGCCATCAGCCTGCCATGGGCGATGGCGTGAACGAAACCGCATCCGCCCGACCTTCTCGGCCCCACCCATTTCGGGTCGCCAATTTCCGCGCCTACTGGGTCAGCCGCCTCGCGATGACGCTGGCGCAATATGCGATGCTGCTCATCATCGGATGGCAGACCTACAACATCGCGCGCGACGGGGGCATGACGATTGCCGAGGCATCGGGCCAGCTTGCGCTGATCGGCCTGCTGCAATTCCTGCCGCTGTTCGTCCTCACGCCGTTTTCAGGCCTGGCTGCCGACCGGTTCGACCGGCGCGCGCTGGGACGGCTCACCGTGCTCTTGCAGCTGGGTTGCGCGGCAGTGCTCGCCTGGGCCACCGCGAGCGGGGCGATCGCGCTGCCGATCCTCTATGCGGTAGCGATCGTTTTGGGCGTCGCGCGCGGCTTTGCCGGGCCGGCATTGTCCGCCCTTGCCCCGAACCTCGTGCCCAAGGCGATCCTGCCCACTGCCATCGCGCTGTCATCGATCGCGTGGCAGGTCGGGATGATCGGCGGGCCGGCGCTCGGGGGCTACCTGTTCTCGATCGAACCGCACCTGCCCTATACCGTCGCCGCCGTGCTGTTCGCGGTGTCGGCCACCGCCCTCACCTTCATCGGCCGCGTTTCCCAGCCCGCCGTGCGCAAGGACCAGCGCCCCATCGGCGCGATCGTCGACGGGCTGCGTTATGTCGTCCACAACAAGATGGTGCTCGGCGCGATCACGCTCGACCTTGCCGCGGTCTTCCTCGCCGGAGCGACCGCGCTGTTCCCGGTCTATGCGCGCGACATCCTCGAGGTGGGAGAGACCGGGCTCAGCCAGCTCGCCAT is part of the Erythrobacter litoralis genome and encodes:
- a CDS encoding MFS transporter; its protein translation is MTLAQYAMLLIIGWQTYNIARDGGMTIAEASGQLALIGLLQFLPLFVLTPFSGLAADRFDRRALGRLTVLLQLGCAAVLAWATASGAIALPILYAVAIVLGVARGFAGPALSALAPNLVPKAILPTAIALSSIAWQVGMIGGPALGGYLFSIEPHLPYTVAAVLFAVSATALTFIGRVSQPAVRKDQRPIGAIVDGLRYVVHNKMVLGAITLDLAAVFLAGATALFPVYARDILEVGETGLSQLAMAPAVGAALTAAWFSFRPINSNVGPKMLGAVAIFGCATIVFGLSKSMPLSLAMLFIVGAADMFSVYIRQSLIQLHTPDDKRGRVSSVSLLTISASNEGGDFFSGSLAFLIGPVAAVVAGGAGAVVTVALWARLFPVLVTTKTFDPPPDLLDSEPTKTQEA